A stretch of Salvelinus alpinus chromosome 4, SLU_Salpinus.1, whole genome shotgun sequence DNA encodes these proteins:
- the LOC139574019 gene encoding cbp/p300-interacting transactivator 3-like produces MADHLMMPMNHSSAGGGLHGYRLGMNGGLQAGNQQHVVPQPGLRALPNGQMMHYGGGPQQQATTEVAMRQRQGMVGPVNRQLNGAQMGHHQITSGNMMYNNGQAQQQHHTQHHHMSLQQHPQQQQQYMNGGLTSQQLMASMHLQKLNTQYHGHPLGPMNGNHTGNGAAQYRICPAQLANMQQMAGPALALNGMDADMIDEDVLTSLVVELGLDRIQELPELFLGQNEFDFISDFVSKQLPSTISC; encoded by the coding sequence ATGGCGGATCATCTAATGATGCCCATGAACCACAGCTCTGCCGGCGGGGGCCTCCACGGCTACAGACTGGGCATGAACGGAGGCCTGCAGGCAGGCAACCAGCAGCACGTAGTGCCTCAGCCCGGCCTTCGAGCCCTGCCCAATGGCCAGATGATGCACTACGGTGGGGGACCTCAGCAGCAGGCCACCACGGAGGTGGCCATGAGGCAGCGGCAAGGCATGGTGGGGCCCGTGAACAGACAGCTCAACGGGGCTCAGATGGGCCACCACCAGATTACGTCTGGTAACATGATGTACAACAACGGGCAGGCCCAGCAGCAACACCACACCCagcaccatcacatgagcctcCAGCAGCACCCGCAGCAACAACAGCAGTATATGAATGGTGGTCTCACATCCCAGCAGCTCATGGCCAGCATGCATCTGCAAAAACTCAACACCCAGTATCATGGACATCCACTGGGACCCATGAACGGCAACCACACGGGCAACGGGGCAGCCCAGTACCGCATTTGCCCGGCCCAGCTGGCTAACATGCAACAGATGGCCGGGCCGGCTCTGGCCTTGAACGGCATGGATGCGGACATGATTGACGAGGATGTTTTGACATCCCTGGTCGTGGAGCTGGGCCTGGACCGCATTCAGGAGCTGCCCGAACTCTTCCTGGGCCAGAACGAGTTTGACTTCATCTCAGACTTTGTGAGCAAACAGCTGCCCAGCACCATCAGCTGCTGA